In one Pseudomonas sp. 31-12 genomic region, the following are encoded:
- a CDS encoding mannose-1-phosphate guanylyltransferase/mannose-6-phosphate isomerase has product MIPVILSGGSGSRLWPLSRKQFPKQFLALTGEHTLFQQTLERLVFEGMDTPIVVCNKDHRFIVNEQLTNRKLETQRILMEPFGRNTAPAVALTAMMLVNEGRDELMLVLPADHVLDDQKALQRALALATVAAENGEMVLFGVPATKPETGYGYIKSTNDSLLPEGVSRVSHFVEKPDVKRATEFVQSGGYFWNSGMFLFRASRFLEELKKHDPDIYDTCLLTLERSEQDADTVTIDEATFACCPDNSIDYSVMEKTQRACVVPLTAGWSDVGCWASLWEVNDKDVNGNVTKGDVVIQDSKNCMIHGNGKLVSVIGLENIVVVETKDAMMIAHKDSVQGVKQMVNTLNEQGRTETQNHCEVYRPWGSYDSVDMGGRFQVKHISVKPGACLSLQMHHHRAEHWIVVSGTAEVTCDENVFLLCENQSTYIPIASVHRLRNPGKIPLEIIEVQSGSYLGEDDIERFEDIYGRSTPIERGVSVKTIAQ; this is encoded by the coding sequence ATGATTCCGGTGATCTTGTCAGGTGGTAGCGGCTCACGTCTTTGGCCGCTTTCCCGTAAGCAGTTCCCTAAACAGTTCCTCGCCCTGACCGGCGAACACACGCTGTTCCAGCAAACCCTGGAACGCCTGGTGTTTGAAGGCATGGACACCCCGATCGTGGTTTGCAACAAAGACCACCGCTTCATCGTCAACGAGCAGTTGACCAACCGTAAACTGGAAACCCAGCGCATCCTGATGGAACCGTTCGGCCGCAACACGGCGCCGGCCGTGGCCCTGACCGCGATGATGCTGGTCAACGAAGGTCGTGACGAGTTGATGCTGGTGCTGCCGGCCGACCACGTACTGGACGACCAGAAAGCCTTGCAACGCGCCTTGGCCCTGGCCACCGTCGCGGCCGAAAACGGCGAAATGGTGCTGTTCGGCGTACCGGCCACCAAACCGGAAACCGGCTACGGCTACATCAAGTCCACCAACGACTCGCTGCTGCCCGAAGGCGTCAGCCGCGTCTCGCACTTCGTCGAAAAACCGGACGTGAAACGCGCCACCGAGTTCGTCCAGTCCGGCGGCTATTTCTGGAACAGCGGTATGTTCCTGTTCCGCGCCAGCCGCTTCCTGGAAGAGCTGAAAAAGCACGATCCGGACATCTACGACACCTGCCTGCTGACGCTTGAGCGCAGCGAACAGGATGCCGACACCGTCACCATCGACGAAGCCACGTTCGCCTGCTGCCCGGACAATTCCATCGACTACTCGGTAATGGAAAAAACCCAGCGCGCCTGCGTCGTACCGCTGACCGCCGGCTGGAGCGATGTCGGTTGCTGGGCGTCGCTGTGGGAAGTGAATGACAAAGACGTCAACGGTAACGTCACCAAAGGCGACGTGGTCATTCAGGACAGCAAAAACTGCATGATCCACGGCAACGGCAAACTGGTGTCGGTGATCGGCCTGGAAAACATCGTGGTCGTCGAAACCAAGGACGCCATGATGATCGCCCACAAGGACTCGGTCCAAGGCGTAAAACAAATGGTCAACACCCTGAACGAACAGGGCCGCACCGAAACCCAGAACCACTGCGAAGTCTATCGTCCGTGGGGCTCCTACGACTCGGTCGACATGGGCGGCCGTTTCCAGGTCAAGCACATCTCGGTCAAGCCGGGCGCGTGCCTGTCGCTGCAAATGCACCACCACCGCGCCGAACACTGGATCGTGGTCAGCGGCACCGCCGAAGTAACCTGCGACGAAAACGTGTTCCTGCTCTGCGAGAACCAGTCGACCTACATCCCGATCGCTTCGGTTCACCGTCTGCGCAACCCGGGCAAGATTCCACTCGAGATCATCGAAGTGCAATCGGGCAGCTACCTGGGCGAAGACGATATCGAGCGCTTTGAAGATATCTACGGTCGCTCCACCCCGATCGAACGCGGCGTGTCGGTGAAAACCATCGCGCAGTAA
- a CDS encoding RHS repeat domain-containing protein: MQAAAVGMHYNTPRLFAVDPRGLSIRYVDYWREVEGAPAQARINRTLHNAAGGTVKQWDSRLWRLQQQEPMAPANLTTVHSLTGHPVCTVSVDAGSQTSLLGPAKEVLQGWDSRGTRREIHYDDRLRPVAVFEHVATQPPRCTERMEYGGADPVNRDRNQCGQLIRQDSPGGTVLFEAFAIAGQCTRHIQHFTLDAVAPDWPEPIADRQTLLEPGEGAVSTWRYGPLGNVLETVDARQNCQAFAFTLDARLRQSALKLAGKTTWQTLVSEIEYNADGQTLREVAGNGVRTMLTYGPEDGRLLERRADSDRAGLLQHLFYSYDRMGNVLSIEDKALPVRYFNNQRIDPVSRFIYDSLYQLIRAFGWEAGGPNQGPESVGRTDPAAVSNYQQTYRYDEGSNLLKLTHVGAQNPGRELTAARYSNRCLPWRNGVPPTEEDIAAAFDANGNLLELDPGRFLTWNLRNELASVCPVERASGRNDCELYLYDGGGQRVRKIRSLQTNARTVTAEVRYLSGLELRTDSGTGKVRQVITAQAGLNSVRVLHWESAPPSGVNDQYRFTLIDHLNSCNVELTDDAQIISQETYYPFGATAWSAGPNDTDGDYKTDRYSGKERDATGLYYYGYRYYIPWLQRWLNPDPAGDVDGLNLYLMVLNNPMTFIDSFGLQHDVVGDYEIEVGTFLRIGLKVKAMVAKVVMFDEKTEKYKPSSGFKAVEVGVDVEYAVGKDELKRSLKEYKRVFKHASRMFPDSSSGETRVNLELGEAISSNMLELAESVFQKTQTIEPDSGSARPQKVHENRFFAILKKEDKLKSAGTRQIYAIAAISTTTSKGAASNDTEATVEFLVANPASQLTANELRIAADAGVMSKEVSNVRGVGNFLTLKSLSKINKASKVVKIKTHAINPRSAAIASRSGAKWKG; this comes from the coding sequence CGATGCCGGCTCACAGACCAGCCTTCTCGGCCCGGCCAAGGAAGTGCTGCAAGGCTGGGACAGTCGCGGTACCCGACGCGAGATTCACTACGACGACCGGCTTCGCCCTGTGGCCGTATTCGAGCACGTTGCCACGCAGCCACCCCGATGTACCGAACGTATGGAATACGGTGGCGCCGATCCGGTTAACCGCGATCGTAATCAATGCGGGCAGTTGATTCGTCAGGACAGTCCCGGCGGGACCGTGCTGTTCGAGGCGTTTGCGATCGCCGGCCAATGCACCCGGCACATTCAGCACTTCACCCTTGACGCCGTTGCACCGGATTGGCCGGAGCCGATAGCCGATCGACAAACACTGCTGGAGCCGGGCGAGGGTGCCGTTTCGACGTGGCGTTACGGGCCGCTGGGGAATGTGCTGGAAACGGTCGATGCCCGGCAGAACTGCCAGGCCTTCGCCTTCACCCTTGATGCCCGGCTACGCCAAAGCGCCTTGAAGCTGGCCGGCAAAACCACTTGGCAAACACTGGTCAGCGAGATCGAGTACAACGCCGACGGACAGACCCTGCGCGAAGTCGCGGGTAACGGCGTACGAACAATGCTCACGTATGGCCCCGAGGATGGTCGCCTGCTGGAGCGGCGAGCGGACAGTGATCGCGCCGGATTGCTGCAGCATCTGTTCTACAGCTACGACCGAATGGGCAACGTGCTGAGTATCGAAGACAAGGCACTGCCGGTGCGCTACTTCAACAACCAGCGTATTGATCCCGTCAGTCGCTTTATCTACGACAGTCTTTATCAGTTGATCCGGGCGTTTGGCTGGGAGGCGGGCGGTCCCAACCAGGGGCCGGAATCGGTCGGTCGTACTGATCCGGCAGCGGTCAGCAATTACCAGCAGACCTACCGCTACGACGAGGGCAGCAACCTGCTGAAGTTGACGCATGTCGGCGCACAAAACCCTGGCCGTGAATTGACCGCCGCGCGTTACAGCAATCGCTGCCTGCCCTGGCGCAACGGTGTGCCGCCGACGGAAGAGGACATCGCCGCTGCATTCGATGCCAACGGTAATTTACTGGAGCTGGACCCGGGGCGGTTTCTGACCTGGAATCTGCGTAATGAACTGGCGTCGGTCTGCCCGGTGGAACGCGCGTCCGGGCGCAATGACTGTGAGCTCTATCTCTACGATGGCGGCGGTCAGCGGGTGCGCAAAATTCGTTCGTTGCAGACCAATGCCCGGACCGTGACCGCCGAAGTGCGCTACTTGTCGGGGCTGGAACTTCGCACCGACAGCGGCACAGGGAAGGTGCGACAGGTCATCACCGCGCAGGCCGGGCTCAATAGTGTTCGGGTGCTGCATTGGGAAAGCGCTCCACCGTCAGGCGTCAACGATCAGTACCGCTTCACCCTGATCGATCACCTCAACTCCTGCAACGTGGAACTGACCGACGATGCGCAAATCATCAGTCAGGAAACTTACTACCCCTTTGGCGCAACAGCTTGGTCTGCCGGCCCGAACGACACCGATGGGGATTACAAAACAGATCGGTATTCGGGGAAGGAGCGAGATGCGACGGGGCTTTATTACTACGGGTACCGCTATTACATCCCGTGGTTGCAGCGTTGGCTGAATCCAGATCCGGCGGGGGATGTCGATGGTCTGAATTTGTACTTGATGGTGTTGAACAATCCGATGACGTTCATTGATTCATTCGGCCTGCAACACGATGTAGTGGGGGACTACGAAATCGAAGTTGGCACGTTTCTACGGATCGGATTGAAAGTTAAGGCAATGGTCGCAAAAGTCGTGATGTTTGACGAAAAAACTGAAAAGTACAAACCCAGCTCAGGGTTCAAAGCGGTGGAAGTGGGGGTGGACGTTGAATACGCCGTTGGCAAGGATGAGCTGAAACGCAGCTTGAAGGAGTACAAGCGTGTGTTCAAACATGCGTCGAGGATGTTTCCGGATTCCAGCTCCGGAGAGACCCGGGTGAATCTGGAGCTTGGGGAAGCGATCTCTTCCAACATGTTGGAGTTGGCGGAGTCGGTTTTTCAGAAGACCCAGACTATCGAGCCGGATTCTGGAAGTGCCAGGCCACAGAAAGTCCACGAGAACAGGTTCTTCGCAATTCTGAAAAAAGAGGACAAGCTGAAATCTGCGGGAACCAGGCAAATCTACGCAATCGCGGCGATTTCCACCACGACGAGCAAGGGGGCTGCCAGCAATGATACTGAGGCAACGGTAGAGTTCTTGGTGGCTAACCCAGCCTCTCAGCTGACGGCGAACGAACTGAGAATAGCCGCGGACGCCGGGGTCATGTCGAAAGAGGTCTCGAATGTACGAGGCGTGGGCAACTTTTTGACACTCAAATCGTTGAGCAAGATAAACAAGGCCAGCAAGGTGGTAAAAATCAAAACGCATGCAATCAACCCAAGGTCAGCAGCCATTGCCTCGAGATCGGGTGCCAAATGGAAGGGATAA